One window of the Melopsittacus undulatus isolate bMelUnd1 chromosome 20 unlocalized genomic scaffold, bMelUnd1.mat.Z SUPER_20_unloc_1, whole genome shotgun sequence genome contains the following:
- the LOC117435849 gene encoding scale keratin-like, which produces MSCYDLCPPRTSVAVPQPIAESCNELCARQCPDSSAFIQPPPVVVTFPGPILSSFPQQAVVGSSGAPAFGGNLGLGGLYGAGATQASGGLCTFGRPYAPAACSPLALPRYTQSLRNSCGPC; this is translated from the coding sequence ATGTCTTGCTACGACCTGTGCCCACCAAGAACCAGCGTGGCCGTCCCCCAGCCCATCGCTGAGAGCTGCAACGAGCTGTGTGCCCGCCAGTGTCCCGACTCTTCAGCCTTCATCCAGCCACCGCCTGTGGTTGTCACCTTCCCCggccccatcctcagctccttcccccagcaaGCCGTGGTGGGCTCCTCCGGAGCACCTGCCTTTGGGGGCAACCTGGGGCTGGGAGGCCTCTACGGTGCTGGGGCCACTCAGGCCTCGGGGGGTCTCTGCACCTTTGGCAGACCCTAcgctcctgctgcctgcagccctttGGCTCTGCCCCGCTACACCCAGAGCCTGCGGAACTCCTGTGGGCCCTGCTAG
- the LOC117438052 gene encoding scale keratin-like isoform X1, which yields MCPQSGRCSPPSPASIKALPRLRAAIHRSCLALLRKRAQLSRTKMSCYDLCPPRTSVAVPQPIAESCNELCARQCPDSSAFIQPPPVVVTFPGPILSSFPQQAVVGSSGAPAFGGNLGLGGLYGAGATQASGGLCTFGRPYAPAACSPLALPRYSQRLWNSCGSC from the exons ATGTGCCCCCAGAGCGGCCGCTGCTCCCCACCCTCACCAGCCAGTATAAAAGCACTGCCCAGGCTGAGAGCTGCCATCCACCGCTCCTGCCTTGCTCTGCTCAGGAAAAGG GCTCAGCTCTCTCGCACCAAGATGTCTTGCTACGACCTGTGCCCACCAAGAACCAGCGTGGCCGTCCCCCAGCCCATCGCTGAGAGCTGCAACGAGCTGTGTGCCCGCCAGTGTCCCGACTCTTCAGCCTTCATCCAGCCACCGCCTGTGGTTGTCACCTTCCCCggccccatcctcagctccttcccccagcaaGCCGTGGTGGGCTCCTCCGGAGCACCTGCCTTTGGGGGCAACCTGGGGCTGGGAGGCCTCTACGGTGCTGGGGCCACTCAGGCCTCGGGGGGTCTCTGCACCTTTGGCAGACCCTAcgctcctgctgcctgcagccctttGGCTCTGCCCCGCTACAGCCAGAGGCTCTGGAACTCCTGTGGGTCCTGCTAG
- the LOC117438052 gene encoding scale keratin-like isoform X2, which yields MSCYDLCPPRTSVAVPQPIAESCNELCARQCPDSSAFIQPPPVVVTFPGPILSSFPQQAVVGSSGAPAFGGNLGLGGLYGAGATQASGGLCTFGRPYAPAACSPLALPRYSQRLWNSCGSC from the coding sequence ATGTCTTGCTACGACCTGTGCCCACCAAGAACCAGCGTGGCCGTCCCCCAGCCCATCGCTGAGAGCTGCAACGAGCTGTGTGCCCGCCAGTGTCCCGACTCTTCAGCCTTCATCCAGCCACCGCCTGTGGTTGTCACCTTCCCCggccccatcctcagctccttcccccagcaaGCCGTGGTGGGCTCCTCCGGAGCACCTGCCTTTGGGGGCAACCTGGGGCTGGGAGGCCTCTACGGTGCTGGGGCCACTCAGGCCTCGGGGGGTCTCTGCACCTTTGGCAGACCCTAcgctcctgctgcctgcagccctttGGCTCTGCCCCGCTACAGCCAGAGGCTCTGGAACTCCTGTGGGTCCTGCTAG